The genomic DNA TTTTTCTTTTGTCTAGCCATTTCCCGCACAAAAGCCATAGGCGCCCGATGAAGGACATTGCCGCCTAAGGCCACTGTATCTCCATCTTGGACATCAGCCACCGCTTCTTGTAAAGTCAAAATTTTTTTCATTCTTCCACCCACCATTGTACCAGATTGCACGTCAAAAAGCTTTCCTTCATTTCACCGCATTGCAAGCAATATGAACCGCATCCCACACACCGGCAAAAGGAGGGGCATAACATAAATCCGTCATGCCCAGTTCGTCTGCACTCATCTTGTTATGGATGGCCACAGCAAAAATATCAATTCTGAGCACCACACCCTTGTTGCCAATGGCTTGGGCACCTAAAATTCTCCTTGTTCGTCTTTCGCAAATCAGTTTAATCCAGATCGGCGTCTGATCCGGATAATAAGCCGGGTGGTCCGTACTTTTAATAAACACGGTGGTATATTCCATGGCTAAGTTTTTGGCCTCAGTTTCAGACATCCCGGTTCGGGCCAGTTCAAGGTCGAAAACTTTAATCGCAGCGCTCCCTAATGTTCCAATATACTTCATATGCTTTCCGGCCATATTGGCCCCGGCAATGCGTCCGCATTTGTTGGCATTGGTGCCAAGGGGAATGTAGTCATTTTCTTCTTTCACTTTGTTGTACACCAGGGCACAGTCGCCTGCTGCATAAATATCCTTGACATTTGTTCTCATTTCGCGGTCAATGACCACCGCGCCGTTTGCTGCCAGTTGAATACCGGAACCCTCTAAAAATTGGGTGGCAGGCTTAACGCCAACGGACAACACGACGAGATCGGCCGGATAGGTGCCCAGGTCAGTTTGAACGGCTTCCACTTTCTCCCGGCCAATAAAGCGTTCCACCTTTTCCCCCAGGTGAAGCTGAACCCCCTGTTTATGGAGCTCTTCTTCGGCGATTTGGGTGATTTCCTGATCAAACGTTTGCAGGATGCGCTCAGCGCGTTCAATCACTCTGACTGTTTTGCCTTGCCGGACCATCGCTTCCGCCATTTCTATGCCGATATATCCCCCGCCTACAATCACCACATCCCTGATTTCTGCTGTTTCAGTCAGTTCTTTTAAGCGAATGCCATCTTCCAGTGTTTTAAGGACATGGATATTGCCAAGTTTCACACCAGGCAGGGGAGGGACAATCGGTACGGTCCCTGTGGCGATCATCAGCTTATCATACGTATCAATAAACAGCTTGTGGGCCTTGTGGTCTTTGACCAACACCTGCTTTTTGTCCGGTACAACCTTCACCACTTCATGTTGGAGAAAAACCTCTATGCCCATCTGTTCAAACTGTTCTTTGGTACGGGCGATCATTTTGGTATAATCATCATTTTCGCCCGAAACATAGTATGGCAGCCCACAGGCACCGTAGGATAAAAATCGGCCTTTTTCATAGACGACTACTTGTGCCTCTTTGTTTACCCTTTTTAATTTTGAAGCGGCAGACATGCCTGCCGCTACCCCACCGATCACAACCAATTTCATGCCCAACGCCTCCCAAGTGGGGTCAACCCGTATTTTTTAGCTCTGTGCAGCACTTTTTGGGGAGCTTCTTGAACGGGCAGTTCCTATCTCCGGTTCGTTGTCAATAATGCCCACCACCACGGCGTCAACCGGGGCATGTTTCCGCAGTGCATGCTGGGCGGCATGTCCCATAGAAACCAGAACAAGCTCACCTTCGCCGGCCCCAATATGATCAGCGGCGACAAAGTATTCCTTGTTCCCTCCATAGTAAGGCTGAATTACGAGGAATTTAAAACCTTGCAAAGCTTCATGTTTTCTGGTGGAAATCACCTTGCTGATCACCTTGCCAATGATCATGTGACGGACCCCCAGTTCTAGAGGATGATTTTGACGTATTCATTTCCCGTTAAGCCAAAGGCATTGGCATCATCTGTATCAATATGCATATCTAAAGCATAATCGTCTCTCACCCGTATCGTGACTTGATTCATGATTCCGCCTTTTTCACCTTCTACCAATACCGAGACCTTTTGGCTGTTATACACCCCGTACGCTTGGGCATCTTGCGGCGTCATATGGATGTGGCGATCAGCAATAATGCACCCTTCCTTTAGACGCACGGTACCCTTGGGACCGATAATCACAATGGGAGCCGATCCTTTTAGATCTCCGGAGTGTCTGACTGGCGGAGAAATCCCCAGTACCCTGGCATCACTGCGGGCCACTTCTACTTGGGTTTGTTTTCGCAGGGGCCCTAATACTCTGACATTGCTGATTTTTCCTCCCGGACCCATAAGGGTGACTGTTTCCTGGCAGGCATATTGACCGGGTTGGGAAATATCCCGGTCTTTCGTCAGTTGGTATCCCTTGCCAAATAATATGTCCACATGCTCTTGTTGCAGATGAACATGCCTGGCTGAAACACTGACCGGTACATACGGTGCCAATTGTTTGCCTTGTAACGCTGTATCTTGCAACATATGATGATGTTTGAGTTCTGCTATCACCAGTTTCGTGATCTCTTCCACAAGCGCTTCACGGTTCACCTTGTTCACTTTGCATCACCGCTTATTTTAAGATGGGTAATATTTTCTCCACATCGGCATGGGGGCGTGGTATCACGTGAACCGCAACAAGCTCCCCGATTCTTTGGGCAGCTTCAGCGCCTACTTCTGTGGCAGCTTTGACCGCACCAACTTCCCCGCGCACAATGACCGATACAAGACCAGAACCGATTTTTTCACTGCCAACAATCTCCACATTGGCGGCTTTCAACATGGCATCAGCTGCTTCGATCGCTGCTGTTAATCCTCTCGTCTCAATAATACCCAGTGATCCACTCATGTTCATTGCCTCCTCATCAACTTTCCTTATAAACTTAATGCTTAGAAAATTAGAAAGGTGGTGTTTTCACTTAAACTGCATCATCTTTCACAGTTGGCAATAATTTTTGGATATCTCCATGGGGTCTCGGAATGACATGGACAGCGATAACTTCCCCTACCCGGCCTGCTGCCTCTGCCCCTACTTCAGTGGCCGCTTTAACCGCACCCACATCCCCTTTGACAATCACTGACACCAGCCCGGAGCCAATCTTCTCACTCCCGACAATTTCCACGTTGGCGGCTTTCAGCATGGCATCAGCCGCCTCAATGGCTGCCGTAAATCCTCTTGTTTCAATGAATCCTAATGATTCGTTCATGGTCAGTCCTCCTTCACTTGTTTGGCTTGTGATTCTATTGCAGTTGAAAGTTGACCCTTAACTTGTTCTTGTTGCGCCGGAGGGATAAATTTTAATATTTCAGGATGGGGATTTGTAATGACCAGCGCCATTTTTAACGCATTGCCTAGTCTTTGACCCAGTTGTTGAGCTGCTTCCACGGCTCTGGTGACATCTGCAATCCCGCCGCCAACGATAACGGTGACGAGTCCACCTCCTAAATATCGCTCACTGGCTAAAAAGTCCACATTTGCTGTTTTACACATATGGTCTAACAGTTCCACTGCGCATGTGAAATATTGGGTTTCGATCACCCCCAGAGCTTCATACTTTCTCATGCGTTTCCACCTTTTCTACAGGCGTAATAAGCGGTTCCAAGCCCTGGTAAGGTCTGGGAATGGTACGTACAGCCACAACTTCACCAAAATATTGCGCCACTTCGGCTCCCCGTTCTAAAGCCGCTTGTACAGAGGCAAGGTCACCTGTGATCATAATGGCGATCCATCCTGAGCCCACTTGTTCCACGTGATGCACATTCACAAAGGCTGACTTAACCATAGCATCCATGCACGCTGTCGCTGTGACCAATCCTTCGACCTCAATGATGCCTAATGATAGATTCACCATCCCCACTCCTCACAAGCCCGTTATTTGACGTTGACCTTCCCAATGGGTAGCAACTTTTGAAAATCTTCCATTGCTGAAGGAATCAGATGGGTGAGTATATCGTTTTCGGCAATGTAATGGCTTGCCTCTTGTCTGGCCACTTCCAGTGCTGTTTGCACCTCATCCACCTTTCCGCTGAATTTGACTTGTACAACAACGGGGATCGGGGCGCGATCACCTAATGCTGGATTGTTGCAATCAATCCCTTCAATGGTGATGTCAGCTGCTTTACAAGCTTTATCCATCACAGCCAGCGCCACACTAAAACCTTGTACTTCCAAAAATCCTATCGCTTTGTTCATTGCTTTCCCCCTATCCTATGATGCGGAATCCACCTTCAGCAAGCACACACCTTCTTTCCCTGGTGAAGGTTTTGGCAGAGGTAACGCCTTCACCAGTCGGTCCGGCAATGGTCATGGTGGTATGTCCTTCACCACCATAACCGACGCCAGCTAAAGATGAAGCATTTTTGACAAACAGGGTCGTTTGGATGGCTCTGGCAAACTTCGTGAGATGATCCACATTTTTGGAATGCATAATCGCTGTATGCCGGTTTCCATGCTCTGCCATGACAGCCTTCTCGATGGCTTCATCCAACGTTTTGACCCGGACAATCGGGAGTACAGGCATCATTTGCTCCAATTGTACAAAAGGATGGTCAAACTCAACGTCGCAAATGAGCAGTTTGACTTCTGTCGGGGGTTGAACACCGATGTGTTCCAGAAATAAACGGGCATCTTGGCCAATCCAGTCCTTAGAAACCTGGTAATGTCGTTGAGGATTGAAACCGCAACCCCTGTTCTGTTCGTTCCCCTGTTCTTCAAGGGCAAAAGCCATGACTTGTTCCACTTCATGCTGTCCGAGCATGTAAGCGCCATGATTGAGCATGTGGAAAATGAGGTCATCGGCCACCGACTCCAGAACAAACACTTCTTTTTCAGCTATACACAACAGATTGTTATCGAAAGCGGCACCTTCAATAATCGACCGGGCCGCATGTTCAAGATCGGCCGTATCATCCACAATCACCGGCGGATTGCCTGCCCCTGCCCCAATCGCTTTTTTCCCCGATTTTAACAATGTTTGCACCAGTCCTGGTCCGCCTGTACCGACCAGCAATTTGACTTTTGGGCTGTCAATTAGGGTTTGCAGCGTATCTAAAGTTGGCTCCTTCACCATCGTGACCAGATGGTGAGGACCGCCAGCTTCCGTAATGGCCTTATTGATCAACTGTACGGCATAAGCGCAAGACCGTTTGGATGAGGGATGCACGTTAAAGACAACAGCATTCCCCGCAGCCAGCATACCAATGGCATTATTGATGATGGTTTCGGTTGGATTGGTGACGGGGGTTACCGCTCCAATTAATCCATAAGGCGCCCGCTCCACAATGGTTAATCCGTTATCACCGGAAAAAGCCTCTGTCTTTAAATCTTCCGTCCCCGGGGTTTTCAAAGCGGCCAGTTCATGTTTGGCTACTTTATCTTCATATCTGCCAATCTTCGTTTCTTCGTACACTTTTCTTGCTAATACTTCTTTTTCCCTTACAACTGCTTCACGGATAGCTGTGATAATTTTTTCCCGATCTTTGAGCTGAAAATGTTTAACGAACTCCATCTGCGCCCGGTAACTAGCTTCAATGGCATCTTCCATATGATTGAAAACACCCCATTTTTCCTCCGCTCCGCCTAAATTGCGGTTTCTGTTGGGGCTCTTTACGGTTTCCTGTTGAGAAACAGGCACCTGTTTGAATTGGACTGGCTTGATGCCTTCACCAGAGGCAACAGACCCAGCTGAAACAGACGGAGAAGCAGAAGCACTTTTTCCCAGCGCCGATTCCACGTTATGCAACACGGACTGCACAATTATTTCAATATCCTTTTCCGTCATGTTCATCCCCAGGCATATCCCCCTTTCTGGTCAAATACGTTTTCAGTATTTTTTCTGTCACTTTTTTGACAATGGTTTCAATCCATTCTTCTTTACTGGCCAGTGTTGAAGGTGTGGACGGGCCTTGCTCATCATGTGCATAAGGCCTTTCCTTTGCGGGAGGGTTACAGGGCGGGACGCCGCCCGTTTTGATGCCCAATCTTTCCCTAATGTTGATCAGATCTGAAATTTGCGAACAATTCAGTTCATTGGCTCTGTTGATGATATTGTTGGAATACATGAGCATCAGCGCGTAATGTTCCAGCGACTCCATCCGGTAGTAAGCCTCAAAAATATCCCTTCCCCATGTTAAGGCGCCATGGTTGGCCAGGAGAACCGCATTGTATTCCTTACAATATGGTGCAATGGACTCAGGCACTTCTTCTGTTCCTGGTGTTGCGTATGACGCCACAGGCACCTTCCCTAATAACACGACGGCCTCCGGAGAAATCGGCTTTTCCAAACTCATTCCCGCTATGGCAAATGAAGTCGCCACTGGAGGATGGGCGTGTACGACGGCATTCACTTCTGGATTCTCTTGATACACTCTTAAATGCATCTTAATTTCTGAAGAAGGTTTCATCTTGCCAGCAAGCACTTTCCCGGACAGGTCCATCTTGACCATCATGTCGGGGGTCATAAACCCTTTACTTACCCCGGTTGGTGTCGACCAGATGGTCTCGGGGCCCACTTTGACGGAAATATTGCCGTCATTAGCGGCCACAAAGTTTTTGTTATACATCCTCTTGCCAATCTCACAAATCAGCTTTTTGGCTTCAAAATCAGAGTAGTATTTTTTATGGTGAATCATAACATGACAACTCCTTAAGTATGAAACATACGTTAGGGAGTCTATCAATTAAAGATCTGATTACGGAAAACAAATAAAACCAATAACAACCCCCGTAAACGTTACTTTAATTTTCTTATTTCTGTTGTGTTTTGTCAATTTTTATTTTGTTTCAATGGATTATTTTGTTGGTTTTAGTCAAAAAAATGTGGTACAATGCTCTCAGCATCAACTCTTGAACAAGGAGTTATCCCATGTTACCCATTGCCCGCAGGAATAAAATTAAAGAATTGATTACCGAGAAAAAGAGTGTCACAGTTACTGAATTGACCAAACTTTTTAAAGTGACAGAAGAGACCATCCGCCGGGATTTAAAGCAACTGGAAGAGGAGGGATTCCTCAATCGTACCTATGGCGGAGCATACATTTCCGAAGGCGTTCAAAACGATGTGGATATTACCTTGCGAGAACACATCCACGTTGAAGGAAAACAAAAAATCGCCTCCCAGTGCTTGCCCTTTATTCATAGCGGCGATTCCATTTTTTTAGACGCATCGACCACCTCTGTTGTGCTGGCCAGCATGCTGCAAGGCAAAAAGATTACCGTTGTGACCAACTCGATTAAAATCGTCAACACACTGGTCGACAACCCGGACATTGATCTCGTGGTCATTGGCGGCACATTAGCAAAGTCCTCGTTATCAAATGTAGGTAAAACGGCTGAATATCACTTGAATCATTATTTCTTTGACACTGCTTTCATTTCTTGCCGCTCGGTCAGCATGCAGCATGGCCTGACGGATTCAAATGAACAGCAAGCAGCCATGCGTAAACTGGCGGCAGAGCATGCTAACAACGTGTTTTTAATTGCCGATTATACGAAATTTGATAAAACATCCTTCACCAGAATTGGAGGGTTTGACCTGGTTGACACCATTGTTGTCGATCAAAAACTTTCGGCGGAGTGGCATCAATTTTTAGAAGAAAAACAAATCACTTTGATCGAATGTGATTAAGTCAAAAACATGATGCCTAAGTGCATCATGTACCTTCAACTGTTAACAGAAAACCTCCAGATGCTGCCTAGCACCGGAGGTTTTTCCTTTTCTGCTTACTCCTTAAACATATTGGCCAGACTGTCGCGAAAGGGAGGATAAGCGATGCCCTTTTCAGTAATGATCGCTGTGATCAGTGTATGATCGGTGACATCAAAGGCAGGATTGTACGTTTTGATACCTTGGGGTGCCATTGGTTTTTCGTACCATTTCGTTGTGATCTCTTCTGCCGGCCGCAGTTCAATGTGAATCTCATCACCTGTTTGGCAAGCCATATCAATGGTGGATAACGGTGCACAGACATAAAAGGGAATCTGGTAGTATTTGGCCAGAATGGCCACCCCTGACGTGCCAATTTTGTTGGCCGTGTCTCCATTGGCCGCAACACGGTCGCAACCGACCAGAACGGCTTGTATTTTTCCTTCTTTCATCACAATCGAAGCCATGTTATCACAAATTAATGTGACGTCCACGCCAGCTTCCCGTAATTCCCATGCTGTCAGCCTGGCCCCTTGCAGCAATGGCCGTGTTTCATCAGCATACACTTTGAAGTTATACCCTCTCTCCTGCCCCAGATATATCGGTGCTAAAGCTGTTCCATACTTTGCTGTGGCAATGGTTCCGGCATTGCAGTGGGTTAAAATGCCCCACCCCGGTTCCAGTAGGGAGAGGGCATGCTCACCAATGGACCGGCAAACCTGTTCATCTTCAGCCCGGATCTGTTCAGCCTCATCTTTTAAGGCTGTTTTGATGGCTTGAACAGGTTTGTCTTTTTCTTTCACCAAGCGCTTTTCCATACGGTCTAAAGCCCAAAATAAGTTGACAGCTGTAGGGCGGGACGAAGCCAAATACGCTTTGGCTTGTTTAAAATCAGCGTAAAGTTGTTCGTAGTTTTCAGCTGCCGACTTTTTTGCGGCTAAATATACTCCATAAGCGGCGGCGATGCCAATCGCGGGTGCTCCGCGAACTTTTAAGTGATAGATCGCCTCCCAAATCTCTTCCATTTCTTTCAATTCCACAAAAACTTTTTCATTGGGCAGCAATGTCTGATCCAACAGGACAAGGGCATCGTTATCATCATCAAGCCTGACAGATTGAATGGCTTCAAGCAGATTCCCCATCGCTCTACCTCCCTAAAATTGCTGGGCAAAAGTCCGAATCACTCTGACGTAGTCGACACCGTGTTTCATGGTCTCCCTTTCCAAGATAAAGGTCTTACCAGCTGACAAACACAGTTTTTCAGCCCGTACCCTTTTGCTTTGATCTTCAATGGAGGTAATATCCTTGACATGGGCAATACCAATAATTCTGCGACACAGTTCAAGCCCTGTGACTGCCGCTGTATCTGTTAAGATAGCGTCAAGATAATATTCCCTGAAGCCCGGGTATTTGGCCACCCTTTCTGTTGCTTTTTCATCCCAAGCAGCAAGGAATTTAGTTTTAAACAAATCAATCACATCTTTGATCGTCTCTTCTAAATAAGTCATGTAATCTTTGCGCCTGCCTTCATCGTCAATTGTAAACTTGGCATTGGCATAAGCAAAGATTAAGTTGGCAATCACATTTCCCACATCATAGCCGGCCGGCCCGTAGAAAGCAAATTCGGGGTCAATCACTTTTGTCGAATCTTCTTTGATGAAAATAGAGCCTGTATGCAGGTCGCCATGAAGCAGAGATTGGGCATTGGTCATGAACTCAAATTTAAGTTTGGCCGTTTCCAAGACCAATTGTTGGTCATTCCAGATCTCGTCCTGAACAAACTTCCTGGTTTCATCCAAGAGGTCATTGCGGGGACAATCATAAAAAGGTTCTGTATACACCAGGTCTTCAGTAATTTCGCACAGTTCAGGGTTGATAAATTTCTTGACCAGCTCTTTCTTCTCTTTATGATCCATAACAACGTCAGAGGTCAAGAGCAGTGTATTGACCATAAACGTGGTGATATGATCGGCAAACAAAGGGAACTTCTTATGTTCCATCAAAGCCGTTCTCATGATTTGATGATCTGATAAATCCTCCATCACACAACAGTTCATGACCGGATCATATTTGTACATCTTAGGCACAAACCCTGGGGCCAGCTCGCCTTGCAGCTTTAAAATTTCACTTTCAATTCTGTTCCGGTCCGGTGACACTTTAAATTCGTCAGAAATACGGGCAACCGGACCAGCCTGCTTAATAATGATAGACTTTCCGTTTTTTTCATCCACCACCCTAAACACATAGTTTAAGTTTCCGTCTCCTATTTCTTTGCACGTGAGTTCAGCATCATCATCAAAAATATCGAGCATGGTTCTGGCGTACTCGACTGCATCCTCTTCGTTCATGGTAAAATAGCGGGATGTAAAGTCTTTCATTTTGCTTCCTCCCTTGTCCGCTGTTCTCCATGGGCTTAGTTTCTTAATTTATAGTAGGTTAAAGCAAGGGCAAATGCTAAAACGCCCCCTTTGACAATATCCATTGCGTAATACGGGACAGACATCATGACCAGGCCGTTTTGAAGGATTCCGATCAGCACAGCCCCCACAAATGTGCCGAATGCATTCGGCTTGCCGGCACCAAGGACAGAAAAACCAATAAAGGCCGCTGCGACGGCATCCATTAAGTACGGGGCTCCGGCATTAATTTCTGCTGTCATGACACGGGAAGCGAGCACGATTCCTCCAATTGCGGCGAAGATGGCCGAAAGCAAATAGGCATACACCTTGTATTTATTAACGGGGATCCCGGAGAGCCTGGCTGCTTCCTGGTTACCTCCTATGACATACATATAGCGTCCGTGTTTGGTATAGGTTAAAAAGATATGCACCAAAACAACCACAATCACCATCATGATAATAATCCACGGCACCTGTCCCAGTTTGGCAAAGACGGGGCTAATCATTCCGGTAGCGTAAGACCCGTCAGGCATGACCATGTTTTGGGACACCGTTGCCCCTTTGGTATACGTCAAGGCCACACCTTGAATAATAAACATGGTTGCCAGTGTCAAAAGTAAATCAGGAATTTTTACCTTCACAATCATAAAGGCATTAAAAGCCCCCACAATCAGTGCGGCAGCCAAAGCGGCAGCAATGGCCACAAGCATATTTTGGGAATACCAGACAAACATGGAAATCACAATGGCGTTGGCTAACGAAGCGGTAGAACCAACAGACAGGTCAAAGCCATTGACCGAGAGGGAAATGGTGATCCCGGTAGCAATGATCGTGACAATCGATATGGACCTTAAAATGTTAATAATATTGCTTCCCTGGAGAAAGGCCGGATTGGCAACGGCAAAAATGATAATCAGGGCGACAATGGTAATGATCGTTCCATATTTATATAAAAAGTCAAACAGGTCGAAATTTTTGTGGGCAGGCGTTTGGGTTGGTACGGGATTGTGCATGTTCATCCTATTTGCCCCCCGTCGAATAGAATAAAATCTCTTCTTCGTTTGTTTTCTTTGTTTCAAGCTCTTTGACCACTTCTCCATCATACACGACGTAGATCCGGTCAGTAATGCCCAGGATTTCTGACAGCTCACTGGAAGCATAGATCACCGCTTTTCCCCGTTGGGCTAACGCTGCAATTAATTCGAAGATGTCTTTTTTAGCCCCAACATCTACCCCTTTCGTCGGTTCATCAAACAGATAGACTTGGGCATCGGCCACAAGCCATTTACCAATGGCCACCTTTTGTTGATTTCCACCAGACAGGTTTTGCACCTTGGTCTCTGTAGACGGCGTTTTAATGCCGAGGATGTGGATCATTTCTTGCGCCTTCTGTTTTTCACCTTTAAAATCTAAAAACCCGCCAGGCTTGGAAAACTTGTTTAAATAAGCAGCCGAAAGATTTGTGGCCACAGACTCTTGGACTAAAACCCCCTCTTTTCTCCTCTCTTCCGGCACCAGGGCAATCCCCTCTCTCACCGCATCATAGGGGGACTTTAATGTCAACTTTTTTCCGCGAAGTACAATTTCTCCAGATACGATTTTTGACGCGCCAAAAAGGGCTTTGCAAAGCTCCGTTTTTCCGGCGCCCACAAGTCCTGCCACACCTACGATTTCGCCCTCTTTAACATGCAAATTGATATTTTTAATTTTACCTGTATCATACAGCCCTTTTACTTCCAGAACTGTTTGGCCGATGGCAACATCATATTTTGGAAACTGTTCTTCTAATTTTTGACCTAACATGTATTCCACTACTTTGTTGGGCGTCGTGTTTTCAATTTTCTCCCTGACGACAAATTGGCCATTGCGCATGACCGTAATCTCATCACAAATGTCAAACAGCTCAGGCAAACGGTGGGAAATGAAAATCACGCCCACATTCTTTTGCTTCAAATCCCTCACAATTCTAAACAGCTCTTCTGTTTCAGTGAGGCTTAATGGTGCTGTTGGTTCGTCAAGAATCAGAAATGTGCACTGTTGTAAAAGGGATCTGGCTATCAGCACCATTTGTTTTTGGGCGAGCGTTAATTCACTGACTAACTTTTTGGGGGAAACGTTGACATGCATGCTTGCTAGAATTTGTTCTGCTTTGTCATAGATGTTCTTCCAGTTGACAAACTGTCTTTTCCCCATGTGATGAACAATTTCACTCAGCATAATGTTTTCGGCCACCGTTAAGTAAGGAATCAGCGCGGTATCCACCTCTTGATACACAATTTGAATGCCGTGTTCTTGAGCATCCTTGGGTGAGCGGATGGTGACCTTCTTTCCATTGAGGAAAATCTCACCTGTGTAATGGTTGTAAGCACCTGACAAAACTTTCATTAGCGTTGATTTACCTGCCCCATTTGC from Caldalkalibacillus thermarum includes the following:
- a CDS encoding BMC domain-containing protein; the encoded protein is MRKYEALGVIETQYFTCAVELLDHMCKTANVDFLASERYLGGGLVTVIVGGGIADVTRAVEAAQQLGQRLGNALKMALVITNPHPEILKFIPPAQQEQVKGQLSTAIESQAKQVKED
- a CDS encoding BMC domain-containing protein, giving the protein MNLSLGIIEVEGLVTATACMDAMVKSAFVNVHHVEQVGSGWIAIMITGDLASVQAALERGAEVAQYFGEVVAVRTIPRPYQGLEPLITPVEKVETHEKV
- a CDS encoding BMC domain-containing protein — encoded protein: MNESLGFIETRGFTAAIEAADAMLKAANVEIVGSEKIGSGLVSVIVKGDVGAVKAATEVGAEAAGRVGEVIAVHVIPRPHGDIQKLLPTVKDDAV
- a CDS encoding aldehyde dehydrogenase family protein; this encodes MNMTEKDIEIIVQSVLHNVESALGKSASASPSVSAGSVASGEGIKPVQFKQVPVSQQETVKSPNRNRNLGGAEEKWGVFNHMEDAIEASYRAQMEFVKHFQLKDREKIITAIREAVVREKEVLARKVYEETKIGRYEDKVAKHELAALKTPGTEDLKTEAFSGDNGLTIVERAPYGLIGAVTPVTNPTETIINNAIGMLAAGNAVVFNVHPSSKRSCAYAVQLINKAITEAGGPHHLVTMVKEPTLDTLQTLIDSPKVKLLVGTGGPGLVQTLLKSGKKAIGAGAGNPPVIVDDTADLEHAARSIIEGAAFDNNLLCIAEKEVFVLESVADDLIFHMLNHGAYMLGQHEVEQVMAFALEEQGNEQNRGCGFNPQRHYQVSKDWIGQDARLFLEHIGVQPPTEVKLLICDVEFDHPFVQLEQMMPVLPIVRVKTLDEAIEKAVMAEHGNRHTAIMHSKNVDHLTKFARAIQTTLFVKNASSLAGVGYGGEGHTTMTIAGPTGEGVTSAKTFTRERRCVLAEGGFRIIG
- a CDS encoding class II aldolase/adducin family protein; this encodes MIHHKKYYSDFEAKKLICEIGKRMYNKNFVAANDGNISVKVGPETIWSTPTGVSKGFMTPDMMVKMDLSGKVLAGKMKPSSEIKMHLRVYQENPEVNAVVHAHPPVATSFAIAGMSLEKPISPEAVVLLGKVPVASYATPGTEEVPESIAPYCKEYNAVLLANHGALTWGRDIFEAYYRMESLEHYALMLMYSNNIINRANELNCSQISDLINIRERLGIKTGGVPPCNPPAKERPYAHDEQGPSTPSTLASKEEWIETIVKKVTEKILKTYLTRKGDMPGDEHDGKGY
- a CDS encoding EutN/CcmL family microcompartment protein; this translates as MIIGKVISKVISTRKHEALQGFKFLVIQPYYGGNKEYFVAADHIGAGEGELVLVSMGHAAQHALRKHAPVDAVVVGIIDNEPEIGTARSRSSPKSAAQS
- the pduL gene encoding phosphate propanoyltransferase yields the protein MNKVNREALVEEITKLVIAELKHHHMLQDTALQGKQLAPYVPVSVSARHVHLQQEHVDILFGKGYQLTKDRDISQPGQYACQETVTLMGPGGKISNVRVLGPLRKQTQVEVARSDARVLGISPPVRHSGDLKGSAPIVIIGPKGTVRLKEGCIIADRHIHMTPQDAQAYGVYNSQKVSVLVEGEKGGIMNQVTIRVRDDYALDMHIDTDDANAFGLTGNEYVKIIL
- a CDS encoding CoA-disulfide reductase; protein product: MKLVVIGGVAAGMSAASKLKRVNKEAQVVVYEKGRFLSYGACGLPYYVSGENDDYTKMIARTKEQFEQMGIEVFLQHEVVKVVPDKKQVLVKDHKAHKLFIDTYDKLMIATGTVPIVPPLPGVKLGNIHVLKTLEDGIRLKELTETAEIRDVVIVGGGYIGIEMAEAMVRQGKTVRVIERAERILQTFDQEITQIAEEELHKQGVQLHLGEKVERFIGREKVEAVQTDLGTYPADLVVLSVGVKPATQFLEGSGIQLAANGAVVIDREMRTNVKDIYAAGDCALVYNKVKEENDYIPLGTNANKCGRIAGANMAGKHMKYIGTLGSAAIKVFDLELARTGMSETEAKNLAMEYTTVFIKSTDHPAYYPDQTPIWIKLICERRTRRILGAQAIGNKGVVLRIDIFAVAIHNKMSADELGMTDLCYAPPFAGVWDAVHIACNAVK
- a CDS encoding BMC domain-containing protein, encoding MSGSLGIIETRGLTAAIEAADAMLKAANVEIVGSEKIGSGLVSVIVRGEVGAVKAATEVGAEAAQRIGELVAVHVIPRPHADVEKILPILK
- the mtnA gene encoding S-methyl-5-thioribose-1-phosphate isomerase, with product MGNLLEAIQSVRLDDDNDALVLLDQTLLPNEKVFVELKEMEEIWEAIYHLKVRGAPAIGIAAAYGVYLAAKKSAAENYEQLYADFKQAKAYLASSRPTAVNLFWALDRMEKRLVKEKDKPVQAIKTALKDEAEQIRAEDEQVCRSIGEHALSLLEPGWGILTHCNAGTIATAKYGTALAPIYLGQERGYNFKVYADETRPLLQGARLTAWELREAGVDVTLICDNMASIVMKEGKIQAVLVGCDRVAANGDTANKIGTSGVAILAKYYQIPFYVCAPLSTIDMACQTGDEIHIELRPAEEITTKWYEKPMAPQGIKTYNPAFDVTDHTLITAIITEKGIAYPPFRDSLANMFKE
- a CDS encoding DeoR/GlpR family DNA-binding transcription regulator, producing MLPIARRNKIKELITEKKSVTVTELTKLFKVTEETIRRDLKQLEEEGFLNRTYGGAYISEGVQNDVDITLREHIHVEGKQKIASQCLPFIHSGDSIFLDASTTSVVLASMLQGKKITVVTNSIKIVNTLVDNPDIDLVVIGGTLAKSSLSNVGKTAEYHLNHYFFDTAFISCRSVSMQHGLTDSNEQQAAMRKLAAEHANNVFLIADYTKFDKTSFTRIGGFDLVDTIVVDQKLSAEWHQFLEEKQITLIECD
- a CDS encoding BMC domain-containing protein, whose protein sequence is MNKAIGFLEVQGFSVALAVMDKACKAADITIEGIDCNNPALGDRAPIPVVVQVKFSGKVDEVQTALEVARQEASHYIAENDILTHLIPSAMEDFQKLLPIGKVNVK